A single genomic interval of Helianthus annuus cultivar XRQ/B chromosome 13, HanXRQr2.0-SUNRISE, whole genome shotgun sequence harbors:
- the LOC110901676 gene encoding uncharacterized protein LOC110901676: MHIRQRDNERIDQYMERFVKESMNIKDVPEVMKINSFINGLKHTQLYEKLGEEFPHSFDNLMDRVRAFVRGKDTVSKAKEMDTPPRRVNPAAKPPEKGTSYSRKPALDRMMHNRARPSYSPYRPRGRGSFPYSDSFTPLTKTPSEILATERVKNSFPRPPPIKPGPKAQPNEYCDFHRGFGHKTDDCMYLKREIEAAVKTGKLAHLVKEIKEGGGGDRKGKDVREPGRADVDMIWRRDEFDTTRSVKARVLGSLDRMKAPILIPHLEENEVQRLPLNISAIIAGHKVARIHVDGGSGVEVIYEHLVRAPSKYNAILGRPRIGDLQAQASTPHGALVLQTPKDLAWVKSSYEVVSSVSVGEVSKKPQKDGVEEWVHCDRFPKQTVKVGSRLSDKCKSALKELLSST, encoded by the exons ATGCATATAAGGCAAAGGGACAATGAACGGATAGATCAGTACATGGAGAGGTTCGTCAAAGAAAGTATGAATATCAAGGATGTCCCGGAGGTCATGAAGATCAATAGTTTCATCAATGGACTGAAGCACACACAACTATATGAAAAGCTAGGGGAGGAGTTCCCACATTCATTCGATAATCTCATGGACAGGGTCAGGGCCTTCGTCAGGGGCAAAGACACTGTCAGCAAAGCCAAAGAAATGGACACCCCACCCCGAAGGGTCAACCCAGCTGCAAAACCTCCCGAAAAAGGTACATCTTACTCACGAAAACCAGCTCTTGATAGAATGATGCATAATAGGGCGAGGCCCTCGTATTCCCCATATAGACCTCGGGGAAGAGGCTCATTCCCTTACTCTGACAGCTTCacccctctcactaaaaccccaAGTGAAATATTGGCCACTGAGAGGGTGAAGAATTCCTTTCCAAGACCACCCCCCATAAAACCAGGGCCAAAGGCACAACCAAACGAATACTGTGACTTCCACAGGGGATTCGGTCATAAAACTGATGATTGTATGTATCTAAAGAGGGAAATAGAGGCCGCGGTAAAAACAGGTAAACTGGCTCATTTGGTTAAGGAAATTAaggaaggaggaggaggagacCGCAAAGGGAAAGATGTGAGGGAGCCCGGAAGGGCAgatgtagacatgatttggagaAGGGATGAATTTGATACCACCAGGAGTGTAAAGGCCAGAGTCCTGGGCTCCCTAGACCGCATGAAAGCTCCCATCTTGATACCACACCTGGAGGAGAACGAGGTACAGCGGCTCCCCCTCAACATTTCAGCCATAATAGCTGGGCACAAGGTAGCCAGAATACATGTGGACGGGGGAAGCGGAGTAGAGGTGATATATGAACACT TGGTCCGAGCACCCTCAAAATACAATGCAATCCTGGGAAGACCCAGGATTGGCGATTTGCAAGCACAAGCATCAACCCCACATGGAGCTTTAGTGTTACAAACGCCAAAAGACTTGGCTTGGGTAAAATCTTCATACGAGGTAGTATCTTCTGTCTCTGTGGGAGAAGTGTCTAAGAAACCTCAAAAAGATGGGGTAGAAGAGTGGGTCCATTGTGACAGGTTCCCGAAGCAGACAGTTAAGGTGGGAAGCCGCCTAAGTGACAAATGTAAGAGCGCTCTCAAGGAGCTGCTCTCTTCAACATAG